GTAAGCCCGTAAGCGGCGGCGAGGGTGCGAATCGTCTCGACCCGCGCGGCGAAGTCGCGCGGTGAGATGCGGCGGGTCAGATTGGAGAGGGTCTCCAGCCGGTCGCACAGTTCCGCCCTGACCAGCAGCATCGCATCTTGACCGTGTTGCATCTCACTCTCCGCCTTGCCCCGGCATCATGCGCCGACATGGTTACCGGACGATGAAGGTTGGGGCAGGGGTGACTGCGCAGGGCGGCGCGCCACGGGCGGCTTGACATCCCGTCGCCGTCGGGGCAGAGGCAGCCCCGCATGAAAGCGGCGGCTGCGCCGCTTTTTTTCATCCATTTCCAATCTGAAGAGGCTGTCATGGCCAAGCCGACAACCGTCAAGATCAAGCTCGTCAGCACTGCCGACACCGGCTTCTTCTACGTGACCAAGAAGAATCCGCGGAACATCACCGAGAAGATGACCTTCCGCAAGTACGACCCCGTCGCGCGCAAGCACGTCGAGTTCAAGGAAGCGAAGATCAAGTAAGGCCTGCGAGGGGGTCTCCCCTCGCGCCGAGCTGGCTTGAGAGGCGTCCCCGCGCAAGCGGCAGGCGCCTTTTTCCGCGTCGGGCGCGGCGAGAGGCTGGCGCACAGCTCAGGTCGGAGCTAGCCGCCCCGACCTCAGATGATGAGCTTCTACTCGGCGGCTTCGGAAACCGGTGCGTTTTCGGCGAACGGCGCGATCTGGTCTGCCAGTGCCTTCTGGAAGGCAGAGCGTGATTCGCATCGTTGCTGATAGGCGTGGAGCGCGGGACGCTGCTCGACGAGATCGGTGTGGCGCAGGAGGCGGAGCACCGTCGTCATCATCAGATCGCCCGCGGTGAAGCGATCGCTGTCGAGATAGTCCCGGCTGCCCAGACGCGCGGCGAGCGCATCGAGCCGGCGCTCCACCATCTGCAACGCGCCCGGCCGCCTGAGCTTCGCCCATTCCTCGTTCGCGTAGAAGAGATCGATCAGCGACAGGTTCTGGACATGGGGCTCGATGCTGTTGAGCGCCGCGAAGATCCACTGGATGGCATGGCCGCGCGCCGCCGGATCCTTCGGCAGGAGCGTCTCCGAGCGTTCGCCGATGTGGAGCAGGATCGCACCCGATTCGAACAGGGTAAGGCCGTCTTCCTCGAGCACGGGAACCTGCCCGAACGGCTGGATCGCGCGGTAGGCCGGGCTGTCCTGATCGCCTTGGCCGATCAGCTTGGCTTGGTAAGGGAGTCCTGCTTCCTCCAGGGCCCAGCGGACCCGGAGATCGCGGACGAGCCCGGCGGCGAATGGCGGTACCCAGCGAAATGCGGTGACTTCGATCATGGCGTTTCTCCTATTCTGCGGCTTGGGCGGCGGCGCAGCAGGCGTGGGTTGCTGCCCCGTCCTCATATTCGTCGTGGCGGCGCAGCCAGCTCATGATCTGGTCGCCCTCGTTGCGGCCCTTCGGCGCCATGTCGAGCCAGCCGAAAGCGCCGCTGACGCTCTCCGCGCCGCGGGCATAGGTGGAATAGGTGTGGTAGATCGCGCCGCTCTCGTCGCGCGCGAACACGCTATGGCCGTGCAGATCCTCGATCGGGGCCGTGTCGGAGCCATAATTGTACGGCGCGTCGCCGGCGGCGATCTGTTCGGGTGTCCAGGACACTCCATAATCGTAGTTGAAGCGCGATCCGGCGGACGACACCCATTGGAAGGTCCAGCCCATCCGGCGCCTGGCGGCGGCGATCTCCGCGATCGGCGCACGCGACACGGCGGCGAAGCTCAGATCGGCATGTTCGAAATGGCGCCGCGACGGATCGGCGAGGTCCGCCGTCGATGCGCAGCCGGGGCAGATCTCGCCGCCGGGCGGAAGCATGAAATGCTGTACCGCCAATTGGCTGCGCCCCTGAAACAGATCGGCGAGGCGAACCGGGCCAGCCTCCGAATCGAAGACATAATCCTGTTCCACCAGCACCCAGGGAAGGGTGCGTCGCTCCTCCATCAGCCGGTCGTAGGCGCGGGTCAGCGCCTTTTCGTTGGCGAGGTGCGCCTTACGCTCCGCCAGCCATTGTTCGCGGCTGACAATCCGTCTCTCCATCACGCTCTCCCTGCGAAGTAGGTGCCCAGCGGTACGAATCACGTTCCACCACCTTGTCGCGCAGAATAGTTGCATATACAAGTATCGGATGAAAGCTCTCGAGGTGGCGCATGCCATCCGCACCGATTGCCTGTGCTTCCGGGCACGCCGCGCAGCCCGGGTGATCACCCGGGCCTATGACGAGGCGCTGCGTCCGCTCGGTATTCAAGCGACTCAGCTCACCTTGATGAGTGCGATCGCCGCTGCGGGCGAGAGCGGGCAGCCGATGGGCCGGATCGCCGACATCCTGGCGATCGATGCCGCCACCTTGTCGCGCAATCTGAAGCTGCTCGACAAAGCGGGGCTGGTCGCGATCAGCCGCCATGAAGGGGACAGACGGGTTCGCATCGTGCGGCTCACAGCCGAGGGCGATCGGGTCCTTCGCGCATCATATCCCTTGTGGCAGCAGGCACAGGCCGCTGTGGTGGCAAGTCTGGGCGGCGCCGACGCGCGCGATCGACTGCGCCGCCAGCTGGACGAAGCCGCGGAGGCCGTCCAGACCGCCTTCGACTTCTAAAGGTCGTTGGCCGATTTCGGTGCGATCCTTCCGCGATCCGGTGGGGCCACGTCCTCCTCAGGCGTGAGCGGCGCCGATTCGCCCTCTTCCCCGGACCCGTTCCGCTCGGCTGCCGCGTCCAGTAGGCTGGCCACCGCGGCGACGAACTTCATCACCGAGATCGGCTTCGAAACATAACCCTCGGCGCCGGCGTCGCGGATCCGCTCTTCGTCGCCCTTGGCGGCGTAGGCGGTCACTGCCATGATCGGAGTCGCCTTCAATTCGTCGTCCTGCTTGAGCTGTTCGATCAGTTCAAGGCCGCTGATATGGGGCATCTGAATGTCCATGACGATCAGGTCGGGCGCGAAATTGCGCGCCTTCTCGATCGCCTCGCGACCATCGCGAACCGGCTCGGCCGCATAGCCGTGCGCCCGCAACAGGTCGCAGAAGAGTTTCAGGTTGAGTTCGTTGTCCTCGACAACGAGGATTTTTTGTACCACCGGCCCTCATTAGGCGATGACGATTCCCGACACAAACAATCCCGAAGCTCTTGCCCTTGCCGCACTCGGCTGGGCGCTGAGCGATCAGCCGCGTGCCGAGAGGCTGCTGGCGCTGACTGGCCTCACCCCGCAGGATCTGCGCGAACGAATCGATGATCCGAGCCTGCTTGCCGCAGTGATCGGCTTTCTCGAATCGCACGAGCCCGATCTCGTCGCCTGCGCCGAGGCGCTCGGCGTCTCGCCGGCCGCATTGGTCGAAGCCGGGCGGAGGCTCGCTTCGTGAGCCGTCCCTTGCTGATCACCGACTGCGACGAAGTCCTGCTCAACATGATCTCCCACTTCGCGGAGTGGCTGGGCGAAGCGCACGATCTCTCCTTCAATCTCTATACGGACAGCTTCCAGAAGGCGATTCGCACCGCGTCGGGCGAGGCGCTGCCGGAGGAGCAGATCTGGCCGCTGCTGGACGGCTTCTTCCGCACCGAGATGGAGCGCCAGAATATCGTGCCCGGCGCCGCCGAGGCGCTGGCGGCGATCGGCGAGCATGCCGATATCGTCATCCTCACCAACGTCGGCGACGAGCATGAGGCGGGCCGGATCGAACAGCTCGGGCGATTCGAGATCCGCCATCGGGTGCTCTGCAACCGCGGCGGCAAAGGGCGGCCGGTGAAGGAGCTGATCGAGCAGATGCAGCCGTCGGCCGTGGTGTTCGTCGACGATCTCGCGGTTCACCACGAATCGGTCGCGACTCACGCTCCCGAAGTGTGGCGCCTGCATATGGTCGGCGAGCCCAAGCTCGCCGCCGTGGTCCCGCCTGCCTCGCATGCCCATGCGCGGATCGACGACTGGAGCGAAGCGGCACGCTGGATCGCTGCGCGCTTCGCGGAAGGCCCCGCATCGCTCAAAGAGGAACAGGAATGAGCTTCACCGTTCTCATCACCGGCGCAACCTCCGGCATCGGCGCGGCCGCGGCCCGCCGCTTCGTCGGTGCAGGCCATCAGGTGATCGCCACCGGCCGACGTCAGGAGCGGCTCGACGCCCTGGTCGCCGAGCTCGGTGCGGACAAGGTTCATGCGATCCGGCTCGACATGCGCGACGAGGCTGCCATCGATGGCGCCATCGCGGCGCTCCCGGAGCGCTTTCGCGACGTCGACATCCTGCTCAACAATGCCGGGCTGGCCCGCGGCATGGAGCCGGCCCAGGAGGCGGATCTGAACAAATGGCGCGAGATGATCGATACCAATATCCTCGGCCTCGTCACGATCACCCACAAGCTGCTGCCGACTCTGGTGTCGCGCAAGGGCGCGATCATCAACCTGAGCTCGATCGCGGGAACCTATCCCTACAAGTTCGGCAACGTCTACGGCGGCACCAAGGCGTTCGTGACCCAATTCTCGCTCAACCTGCGCTGCGATCTGCACGGCACCGGCGTTCGCGTGACCTCGATTGAGCCCGGCATGGTCGAGACGGAATTCACGACGGTGCGCACCGGCGGCGATC
The nucleotide sequence above comes from Sphingosinicella sp. BN140058. Encoded proteins:
- a CDS encoding thioredoxin family protein, giving the protein MERRIVSREQWLAERKAHLANEKALTRAYDRLMEERRTLPWVLVEQDYVFDSEAGPVRLADLFQGRSQLAVQHFMLPPGGEICPGCASTADLADPSRRHFEHADLSFAAVSRAPIAEIAAARRRMGWTFQWVSSAGSRFNYDYGVSWTPEQIAAGDAPYNYGSDTAPIEDLHGHSVFARDESGAIYHTYSTYARGAESVSGAFGWLDMAPKGRNEGDQIMSWLRRHDEYEDGAATHACCAAAQAAE
- a CDS encoding DUF3572 family protein gives rise to the protein MTIPDTNNPEALALAALGWALSDQPRAERLLALTGLTPQDLRERIDDPSLLAAVIGFLESHEPDLVACAEALGVSPAALVEAGRRLAS
- a CDS encoding HAD family hydrolase, with the translated sequence MSRPLLITDCDEVLLNMISHFAEWLGEAHDLSFNLYTDSFQKAIRTASGEALPEEQIWPLLDGFFRTEMERQNIVPGAAEALAAIGEHADIVILTNVGDEHEAGRIEQLGRFEIRHRVLCNRGGKGRPVKELIEQMQPSAVVFVDDLAVHHESVATHAPEVWRLHMVGEPKLAAVVPPASHAHARIDDWSEAARWIAARFAEGPASLKEEQE
- a CDS encoding MarR family winged helix-turn-helix transcriptional regulator, which codes for MKALEVAHAIRTDCLCFRARRAARVITRAYDEALRPLGIQATQLTLMSAIAAAGESGQPMGRIADILAIDAATLSRNLKLLDKAGLVAISRHEGDRRVRIVRLTAEGDRVLRASYPLWQQAQAAVVASLGGADARDRLRRQLDEAAEAVQTAFDF
- the rpmG gene encoding 50S ribosomal protein L33, translating into MAKPTTVKIKLVSTADTGFFYVTKKNPRNITEKMTFRKYDPVARKHVEFKEAKIK
- a CDS encoding glutathione S-transferase family protein codes for the protein MIEVTAFRWVPPFAAGLVRDLRVRWALEEAGLPYQAKLIGQGDQDSPAYRAIQPFGQVPVLEEDGLTLFESGAILLHIGERSETLLPKDPAARGHAIQWIFAALNSIEPHVQNLSLIDLFYANEEWAKLRRPGALQMVERRLDALAARLGSRDYLDSDRFTAGDLMMTTVLRLLRHTDLVEQRPALHAYQQRCESRSAFQKALADQIAPFAENAPVSEAAE
- a CDS encoding SDR family NAD(P)-dependent oxidoreductase produces the protein MSFTVLITGATSGIGAAAARRFVGAGHQVIATGRRQERLDALVAELGADKVHAIRLDMRDEAAIDGAIAALPERFRDVDILLNNAGLARGMEPAQEADLNKWREMIDTNILGLVTITHKLLPTLVSRKGAIINLSSIAGTYPYKFGNVYGGTKAFVTQFSLNLRCDLHGTGVRVTSIEPGMVETEFTTVRTGGDQQASDDLYRDMDPLTAEDIAETIFWVATQPPHVNLNRIEIMPVNQSFAGFAIARNTPAA